Proteins found in one Paenibacillus borealis genomic segment:
- a CDS encoding DEAD/DEAH box helicase, whose translation MIKHLYAIWLGDVLFCFSGETSEPKVDAWTRVIKRLELRSGWRPFAGAALRLAEVKYPVAAAAVEGKPARRGMPGRTLEGLALSPKDAFELLLAWDEQASRAQGIEPGGELRYWSAAARFALELMGKGGIVPGAQPPRKVGSRRRGGEQAAAVCWSPAFREEADKEFFLQMAASMPVLALGTHVAEEGDLSSREEAGGYVLYSFLQAVMTAEIKNVVAANESVLSPFKANYRRGYSPLTELWWNSLLTGSRDIPVQGTPAEVTELLTVVSETAGNEVPHFETEEARSGQLSLGLRLEPPADDSELWRLTFWAESREEGEFWIPAEAVWSSREREFMLWGKRYRNIQQQLLAALGRAAKISPDIQRALAEPAPRGVELLPERLYFFLKESVQQLRERGITVQMPSRWSREGRRRIGMRMKMQPPPGGVDGPVQAALGMEELISFRIEASLGDSDISEEELNALVEAGVPFVRFRGEWIEVDPKEVRQVLRYMKRNESGEMTAADWMRLEAEDGEERLWKGMSVTGMETSGLLASLMHGDVLRGLPMRPVPDDLNGTLRPYQERGYQWLTALSGLGFGVCLADDMGLGKTVQVITCLLDRALNAPPGEKQEPVLILCPTSLLGNWQRELQRFAPSLSVHIHHGGRRVRGEGFTELAASHEIVLTTYHLAGRDSEDLAGVHWSTVVLDEAQYIKNHRTKQAQSVMKLTAPHRIAMTGTPVENRLGELWSIFHFLNPGYLGTYHSFRQRYVSGEGGERLRELHRLVSPFLLRRLKSDPDISKDLPEKIELKSYCPLTETQAALYQGVVDEMLGVIGERSGMARRGLVLSSLTKLKQICDHPQLFRKDDGRSLRSEPSGKMDVMFEVLDSISELGESALIFTQYVAMGELLVSRLARRYGQTPLFLHGGIPKRERDEMVHAFQEGEGPAFFVLSLKAGGVGLNLTRANHVLHYDRWWNPAVENQATDRAFRIGQHKNVQVHKLICQGTLEERIDELIERKKSLSEQVVGSGENWLTEMSNHELKELIELQGQDWM comes from the coding sequence TAAGCATCTGTATGCAATATGGTTAGGGGACGTATTATTTTGCTTCTCGGGCGAAACTTCTGAGCCGAAAGTGGACGCGTGGACACGTGTAATCAAACGGCTGGAGCTCCGGAGCGGCTGGCGTCCTTTTGCGGGTGCTGCGCTAAGGCTGGCAGAAGTGAAATATCCGGTCGCCGCTGCCGCCGTGGAAGGAAAGCCCGCGCGGCGCGGGATGCCGGGGCGTACCCTCGAAGGGCTGGCCCTGTCACCCAAGGATGCTTTCGAGCTGCTCCTTGCCTGGGATGAGCAGGCGAGCCGTGCCCAGGGCATAGAGCCGGGCGGAGAACTGCGCTACTGGTCAGCTGCTGCCCGTTTTGCGCTGGAGCTGATGGGCAAGGGCGGGATTGTACCCGGCGCCCAGCCGCCGCGCAAGGTGGGCTCACGCCGCCGCGGAGGCGAGCAGGCGGCGGCAGTATGCTGGTCACCGGCTTTCCGGGAAGAGGCGGATAAGGAATTCTTCCTGCAGATGGCGGCGTCCATGCCGGTGCTTGCACTCGGCACTCACGTAGCCGAGGAAGGGGATTTGTCCTCGCGTGAGGAAGCCGGCGGGTATGTGCTGTATTCGTTCCTGCAGGCTGTGATGACGGCGGAGATCAAGAATGTGGTTGCGGCTAACGAGAGTGTGCTGAGTCCATTCAAAGCGAATTACCGCCGCGGATACTCACCACTTACAGAACTGTGGTGGAACAGTCTGCTTACCGGCAGCCGGGATATCCCTGTTCAGGGGACTCCGGCTGAAGTGACCGAGCTTCTGACTGTCGTGAGTGAGACGGCAGGCAATGAGGTGCCGCACTTCGAGACAGAGGAAGCCCGCAGCGGACAGCTTAGCCTGGGCCTGCGGCTGGAGCCGCCTGCGGATGACAGCGAGCTGTGGCGGCTGACGTTCTGGGCGGAGAGCCGGGAGGAAGGTGAGTTCTGGATTCCTGCTGAAGCGGTCTGGAGCAGCCGGGAACGGGAATTCATGCTGTGGGGCAAGCGCTACCGCAATATTCAGCAGCAGCTGCTTGCTGCGCTGGGGCGGGCAGCCAAGATATCGCCGGATATTCAGCGTGCACTGGCCGAACCGGCACCCCGCGGGGTGGAGCTGCTTCCGGAGCGGCTGTATTTCTTCCTGAAGGAGAGTGTGCAGCAGCTGCGTGAACGGGGAATTACAGTGCAGATGCCTTCACGCTGGAGCCGTGAAGGACGGCGGCGGATTGGCATGAGAATGAAGATGCAGCCGCCGCCGGGCGGGGTCGACGGCCCTGTACAAGCAGCACTGGGCATGGAGGAGCTGATCTCCTTCCGCATTGAGGCCTCCCTGGGTGATTCGGATATCAGCGAGGAGGAGCTGAATGCTCTGGTGGAAGCCGGAGTGCCTTTTGTACGTTTCCGGGGGGAATGGATCGAAGTGGACCCGAAGGAAGTGCGTCAGGTCCTGAGATATATGAAGCGCAACGAGAGCGGAGAGATGACGGCAGCAGACTGGATGCGCCTGGAGGCCGAGGATGGGGAAGAACGGCTATGGAAGGGTATGTCGGTCACGGGTATGGAAACCTCGGGTTTGCTGGCCTCCCTCATGCATGGCGATGTGCTGCGCGGATTGCCGATGCGTCCGGTGCCGGACGATCTGAACGGCACCCTGCGGCCTTATCAGGAGCGGGGATATCAATGGCTTACTGCGCTTAGCGGTCTTGGCTTCGGGGTCTGTCTGGCCGATGATATGGGGCTTGGCAAAACCGTTCAGGTGATCACCTGCCTGCTGGACCGTGCCCTGAATGCGCCGCCGGGAGAGAAGCAGGAGCCAGTGCTTATTCTCTGCCCGACCTCACTGCTGGGGAACTGGCAGCGGGAGTTGCAGCGTTTCGCACCTTCCCTTAGCGTGCATATCCATCATGGCGGCCGGCGGGTACGCGGAGAGGGATTCACCGAGCTTGCCGCCAGCCATGAGATTGTACTGACTACGTATCACCTGGCAGGCCGGGACAGTGAGGATCTGGCCGGGGTGCACTGGTCAACCGTTGTGCTGGATGAAGCGCAGTATATTAAGAATCACCGCACCAAACAGGCGCAGAGTGTCATGAAGCTGACCGCTCCGCACCGGATTGCGATGACGGGTACGCCGGTGGAGAACCGGCTGGGGGAGCTATGGTCCATTTTCCACTTCCTGAACCCGGGTTATCTCGGAACCTATCATTCCTTCCGCCAGCGGTATGTATCCGGTGAAGGCGGAGAACGGCTGCGTGAGCTTCACCGCCTCGTTTCGCCATTCCTGCTGCGGCGCCTGAAGAGTGATCCGGATATTTCGAAGGATCTTCCTGAGAAGATTGAGCTGAAGTCGTATTGTCCGCTTACAGAAACGCAGGCAGCCCTGTATCAGGGCGTTGTGGATGAGATGCTCGGAGTAATCGGTGAGCGGTCGGGCATGGCCCGGCGGGGGCTGGTGCTGTCTTCCCTGACCAAGCTGAAGCAGATCTGTGATCATCCGCAGCTATTCCGCAAGGATGACGGCCGGAGCCTGCGCAGTGAGCCTTCCGGCAAAATGGACGTGATGTTCGAGGTGCTGGACAGCATTTCCGAGCTTGGGGAATCTGCTCTGATCTTCACACAGTATGTGGCGATGGGCGAGCTGCTCGTCAGCCGGCTGGCCAGAAGATACGGGCAGACTCCGCTCTTCCTGCATGGCGGTATTCCGAAGCGTGAGCGCGACGAGATGGTGCATGCTTTTCAGGAGGGGGAAGGTCCTGCATTCTTCGTCCTGTCCCTCAAAGCCGGGGGCGTAGGCCTCAATCTGACCAGAGCCAACCATGTGCTGCATTATGACCGCTGGTGGAATCCGGCAGTAGAGAACCAGGCTACGGACCGGGCCTTCCGGATCGGGCAGCACAAGAATGTACAAGTGCATAAGCTGATCTGCCAGGGAACGCTGGAGGAACGGATTGATGAACTGATTGAACGCAAAAAAAGTCTGTCCGAGCAGGTAGTCGGCTCCGGCGAGAACTGGTTGACCGAAATGTCCAACCATGAGCTGAAAGAGCTGATCGAGCTGCAGGGCCAGGACTGGATGTAG
- a CDS encoding TrmB family transcriptional regulator has translation MEQLLLHLRNLGFTEMESKIMVELATKGQASGYEVAKQLGVSRSNVYAALQRLTQQGYVRCGEGEPARYSVLDPEELATMISGRVQASLAYMESEMPRGGPVSPSFYNVEGDRNVTGALIRQLNLAAQEIVVDVWREEASLLRSELEQAELRGVKLLWAFDGGNAAQAPYPVWPPLGGKPQRSGGRKFSFVIDRSWCMLGMRYEDGTAQAVVTEHPVLVELLLNHFTQEMVLFELEEDMGPELQKRYGERYSRIYNKYVLHDQDEAGEEQAE, from the coding sequence ATGGAACAGTTGCTGCTGCATCTGCGCAATTTGGGTTTCACAGAGATGGAATCCAAAATAATGGTTGAGCTGGCCACCAAGGGCCAGGCTTCGGGCTACGAAGTGGCAAAGCAGCTAGGAGTATCGAGATCTAACGTATACGCAGCGCTTCAGCGCCTGACCCAGCAAGGCTATGTACGCTGCGGTGAAGGGGAGCCGGCCCGTTACAGCGTGCTGGACCCTGAAGAGCTGGCGACGATGATATCAGGCCGGGTACAGGCATCGCTGGCGTATATGGAAAGTGAAATGCCGCGCGGAGGTCCGGTTAGCCCTTCATTCTACAACGTGGAGGGTGACCGCAACGTAACGGGAGCGCTGATCCGCCAGCTGAATCTCGCGGCTCAGGAGATTGTGGTCGATGTATGGCGGGAGGAAGCCTCGCTGCTGCGCAGCGAGCTCGAACAGGCAGAGCTGCGCGGAGTGAAGCTGCTGTGGGCATTTGACGGCGGCAACGCGGCCCAAGCGCCATATCCGGTATGGCCGCCGCTTGGCGGTAAGCCGCAGCGCAGCGGTGGACGGAAGTTTTCTTTTGTCATCGACCGTTCCTGGTGTATGCTCGGCATGCGTTATGAGGACGGAACCGCACAGGCGGTGGTTACCGAGCATCCGGTGCTCGTGGAGCTGCTGCTGAATCATTTTACACAGGAAATGGTATTGTTCGAGCTTGAAGAAGATATGGGACCTGAGCTGCAGAAGCGGTACGGGGAACGCTATAGCCGGATATACAACAAATATGTATTGCATGACCAGGATGAGGCCGGAGAAGAACAGGCGGAGTAG
- a CDS encoding xanthine phosphoribosyltransferase → MELLRQKVITEGIVLGPGVLKVDSFLNHQMDPFLMREVGREFTRRFAGEGITKVLTIESSGIAPGIMTALELEVPLIFARKQKSLTLTEDIYVEKVYSFTKKETNEITVSRKFIAPGERVLIIDDFLANGEAAFGLARIVEQAGGSVVGIGIVIEKAFQPGNRLLKEAGYRVESLVRIASLDDGVIGFVEE, encoded by the coding sequence ATGGAGTTGTTGAGACAAAAGGTCATTACCGAAGGTATTGTTCTCGGCCCTGGTGTGCTCAAGGTGGATTCTTTTCTGAATCACCAGATGGACCCGTTCCTGATGCGTGAGGTGGGACGCGAGTTTACCCGCCGTTTTGCCGGGGAAGGGATCACCAAGGTGCTGACGATCGAATCTTCGGGGATTGCCCCCGGCATTATGACGGCGCTGGAGCTTGAGGTCCCGCTGATTTTTGCCCGCAAGCAGAAGTCGCTGACGCTGACGGAGGATATTTATGTGGAGAAGGTCTATTCCTTTACGAAGAAAGAAACCAATGAAATTACCGTCTCCCGTAAGTTCATCGCACCCGGTGAGCGCGTGCTGATCATTGATGACTTCCTGGCGAACGGAGAAGCGGCCTTTGGCCTGGCCCGGATTGTTGAGCAGGCGGGCGGCAGCGTCGTCGGTATCGGTATTGTGATCGAAAAAGCGTTCCAGCCCGGTAACCGGCTGCTGAAGGAAGCCGGCTACCGCGTGGAATCGCTGGTGCGGATTGCTTCGCTCGACGATGGCGTCATTGGGTTCGTGGAAGAGTAG
- a CDS encoding cytochrome (ubi)quinol oxidase subunit III, with amino-acid sequence MTTAHAEAANGTLPHEPEKATLEGRNKVLAFWLFLGGEAVLFGTLFATFLALRNQTNEGPSANELFHLPLVAAATFLLLVSSLTSVFAIQAMHRGRVTMLRNWLLVTVLLGLCFLVLEIYEFSVYIRHEEFGMTTSAFSSAFYTLVGFHGAHVAFGILWISVLIGQLMHKGLTVVTAPKIYVSAMYWHFIDVVWVFIFTVVYLLGKVG; translated from the coding sequence ATGACTACAGCACATGCTGAAGCGGCGAACGGGACTCTCCCGCATGAACCGGAAAAGGCAACACTCGAAGGACGCAACAAGGTGCTGGCCTTCTGGCTGTTCCTTGGAGGGGAAGCAGTGCTTTTCGGCACTCTCTTCGCAACCTTCCTGGCGCTGCGTAATCAGACCAATGAAGGCCCGTCTGCGAATGAGCTGTTCCATCTGCCGCTGGTCGCGGCGGCGACCTTTCTGCTGCTGGTCAGCAGTCTGACCAGTGTGTTCGCGATCCAGGCGATGCACCGGGGCCGCGTCACTATGCTGCGGAACTGGCTGCTGGTCACGGTACTGCTCGGACTTTGCTTCCTGGTCTTAGAAATTTACGAATTCAGTGTATACATCAGGCATGAGGAATTCGGAATGACCACCAGTGCATTCAGCTCGGCCTTTTATACCCTGGTGGGCTTTCACGGTGCCCATGTAGCCTTCGGTATTCTGTGGATCTCCGTACTGATCGGCCAGTTAATGCATAAGGGGCTGACGGTGGTAACGGCACCGAAGATCTATGTGTCGGCGATGTACTGGCATTTCATCGATGTGGTATGGGTCTTTATCTTCACGGTAGTATACCTGCTCGGAAAGGTGGGATGA
- a CDS encoding zinc ribbon domain-containing protein, protein MNFLQRIKDGASRVSEKAQSSVEVGKLNGQIADIEHEMQLEFLKMGKLFYEGYRSRDMSVAEGQMIELARGCNKLQEQIEGVRSRIAELKNERLCACGQIVALDANFCPHCGRKLEELPLRKEPVLRKDPAPTVTVHTVHEHEDEEDQYYGEEELTEAERELAKRPEQPVQYAEALPEIEADVEPEEYERVHPDTERGRREADELERERERQLELDRRIRDWKASEPAEEIDVSESGVRDIVKCQICRADLPKGSMWCPRCGSEQI, encoded by the coding sequence ATGAATTTTCTGCAACGCATTAAAGACGGTGCCAGCCGGGTGAGTGAAAAAGCGCAAAGCTCGGTGGAAGTAGGCAAGCTGAACGGGCAAATTGCTGATATCGAACATGAGATGCAACTTGAATTTTTGAAAATGGGAAAGCTTTTCTACGAAGGATATCGTTCCAGAGATATGTCGGTGGCAGAGGGGCAGATGATCGAGCTGGCGCGGGGCTGTAACAAGCTTCAGGAGCAGATTGAGGGCGTGCGCTCAAGAATTGCCGAACTGAAGAATGAACGGCTCTGCGCCTGCGGCCAGATCGTAGCACTGGATGCCAACTTCTGCCCGCACTGCGGACGTAAGCTTGAGGAGCTGCCACTGCGCAAGGAACCGGTGCTGCGCAAGGACCCGGCGCCAACCGTTACGGTACATACCGTACATGAGCACGAAGATGAGGAAGATCAATACTACGGTGAGGAAGAATTGACAGAAGCGGAGCGGGAACTCGCTAAGAGACCTGAACAGCCTGTCCAGTACGCCGAAGCCTTGCCGGAAATTGAAGCAGATGTAGAGCCTGAGGAGTATGAGCGGGTTCATCCGGATACAGAACGGGGCCGCCGTGAGGCCGATGAGCTGGAGCGTGAACGTGAGCGCCAGCTGGAGCTGGACCGCCGGATCCGCGACTGGAAGGCCAGTGAGCCTGCAGAAGAGATTGACGTAAGCGAATCGGGTGTGCGGGATATCGTGAAATGCCAGATTTGCCGTGCCGATCTGCCGAAAGGCTCAATGTGGTGCCCGCGCTGCGGGTCGGAACAAATTTAG
- a CDS encoding GTP pyrophosphokinase: MQKWQVHEDFAKQVENFKALPALYRHALNELENKIDVIRTEWQVRDGFSPIEHVKSRIKEPKSIVQKMERKGHDFTLENMEQHIHDIAGMRIVCAFVKDIYRLVDHLCAREDIRVLEIKDYIAHPKPNGYQSLHLIVAIPLVLLEGTRWVKAEIQLRTLAMDFWASMEHILYYKFDKQLPPHVAEELKEAARAADELDQKMLRLRREILELSESEGSSNNGPLA, encoded by the coding sequence ATGCAGAAGTGGCAGGTACACGAGGATTTTGCCAAGCAGGTTGAGAATTTCAAAGCTTTGCCGGCGCTTTACCGACATGCTCTGAATGAGCTTGAGAATAAAATTGATGTCATCAGAACAGAGTGGCAGGTACGCGACGGCTTCAGTCCCATCGAGCATGTGAAGTCGCGGATCAAGGAACCCAAGAGCATTGTGCAGAAGATGGAGCGCAAAGGCCATGATTTCACGCTGGAAAATATGGAGCAGCACATTCACGATATTGCGGGCATGCGGATCGTCTGTGCTTTTGTGAAGGATATTTACCGGCTGGTGGATCACCTGTGCGCGCGCGAGGATATCCGTGTGCTGGAGATTAAGGATTACATCGCCCATCCGAAGCCGAACGGCTACCAGAGTCTGCATCTGATCGTCGCCATTCCGCTTGTGCTGCTGGAAGGAACCCGCTGGGTCAAAGCCGAAATCCAGCTCCGCACGCTGGCGATGGATTTCTGGGCCAGCATGGAGCATATTCTCTACTATAAATTTGACAAACAGCTGCCGCCGCATGTGGCTGAGGAATTAAAAGAGGCTGCTCGTGCCGCTGATGAACTGGATCAGAAGATGCTCCGCCTGCGCCGGGAGATCCTGGAGCTGTCGGAATCGGAAGGCAGCAGTAATAACGGACCGTTAGCTTAA
- the ctaD gene encoding cytochrome c oxidase subunit I: MDWITTVDHKKIAILYLWAGGIFFGIGGLEAILIRIQLIKPMNTFLDAQTFNELITMHGTTMIFLGVMPVIFALMNAVIPLQIGARDVAFPFLNALGFWTFLFGGILLNLSWVMGGAPDAGWTSYTPLSSTGYSPTHGVDFYTIGLQIAGLGTLIGGINFLATIITMRAPGMSFMRMPMFAWTTFITSAIILFAFPAITVGLVLLTFDRILDANFFNVAGGGNPVLWQHIFWIFGHPEVYILILPAFGVISEVIPTFSRKRLFGYSSMVFATILIAFLGFMVWAHHMFTTGLGPVANALFSVSTMLIAVPTGIKIFNWLFTMWGGQVRFTTPNLFAAGFIPTFTMGGVTGVMLASAPADFQFHDTYFVVAHFHYVIVGGLVLGLFAGLHYWWPKMFGRMLSEKLGKWTFWTFIIGFHLTFFVQHFLGLMGMQRRVFTYLPNQQFDLLNLVSTIGAMLMGVGMMIFLTNIFLTSRRPADAADDPWEDGRTLEWTIPSPPPEYNFKQTPLVRGLDAFWKEKMAGHKAMTPSEPVGSIHMPSATILPFLMSVGIFIAGLGFMFSRDEFSSSVMSFLFNNYIVTALGLLITFGSMLMRSLFDDPGWHIEPEELEGR, encoded by the coding sequence ATGGACTGGATCACCACCGTCGATCACAAGAAGATCGCGATTCTGTACCTCTGGGCCGGAGGCATCTTCTTCGGCATCGGCGGATTGGAAGCTATTCTGATCCGTATTCAGCTGATCAAGCCGATGAATACCTTCCTCGATGCCCAGACCTTCAACGAACTGATTACGATGCACGGCACAACGATGATCTTCCTAGGCGTCATGCCAGTTATCTTCGCCCTGATGAATGCGGTCATTCCGCTGCAGATCGGCGCGCGTGACGTAGCCTTTCCTTTTCTTAATGCGCTCGGATTCTGGACCTTCCTGTTCGGCGGTATTCTGCTCAATCTCAGCTGGGTGATGGGCGGTGCGCCTGATGCGGGCTGGACTTCGTATACCCCGCTCTCCAGTACGGGGTACAGCCCCACACACGGAGTGGATTTTTATACCATCGGGCTGCAGATTGCCGGTCTCGGCACGCTGATCGGCGGCATTAACTTCCTGGCTACCATCATCACGATGCGTGCGCCAGGGATGTCATTCATGCGGATGCCGATGTTTGCCTGGACCACCTTTATTACCTCAGCCATTATTCTATTCGCTTTTCCGGCTATTACTGTAGGCCTTGTATTGCTTACCTTCGACCGGATTCTGGATGCCAATTTCTTCAATGTTGCAGGGGGCGGCAACCCTGTGCTCTGGCAGCATATTTTCTGGATCTTCGGCCATCCCGAAGTATACATTCTGATTCTTCCGGCCTTCGGCGTCATCTCTGAGGTCATTCCGACCTTCTCGCGCAAGCGGCTGTTCGGATACAGCTCCATGGTGTTCGCGACGATCCTGATCGCCTTCCTGGGCTTCATGGTCTGGGCGCATCATATGTTCACCACCGGCCTTGGTCCGGTAGCGAATGCTTTGTTCTCTGTCTCCACCATGCTGATTGCCGTTCCGACCGGGATCAAGATCTTCAACTGGCTGTTCACCATGTGGGGCGGACAGGTACGCTTCACCACCCCTAACCTGTTTGCAGCCGGCTTCATCCCCACCTTCACGATGGGCGGGGTAACGGGGGTCATGCTGGCCTCCGCACCTGCGGACTTCCAGTTCCATGATACTTACTTCGTAGTGGCGCATTTCCACTATGTCATTGTCGGCGGCCTGGTGCTCGGGCTGTTTGCCGGGCTGCACTACTGGTGGCCGAAGATGTTCGGGCGGATGCTTAGCGAGAAGTTAGGCAAGTGGACCTTCTGGACGTTCATTATCGGCTTCCACTTAACCTTCTTCGTGCAGCATTTCCTGGGACTGATGGGCATGCAGCGCCGCGTATTCACCTATCTGCCGAATCAGCAATTTGATCTGCTTAACCTGGTCAGTACCATTGGTGCGATGCTGATGGGCGTCGGCATGATGATCTTCCTCACCAATATATTCCTGACCTCAAGACGGCCGGCTGATGCAGCAGATGATCCGTGGGAAGACGGGCGGACACTGGAATGGACGATTCCTTCGCCGCCGCCGGAATATAATTTCAAGCAGACACCGCTGGTGCGGGGCCTGGATGCCTTCTGGAAGGAAAAAATGGCCGGACACAAGGCAATGACCCCATCCGAGCCGGTGGGTTCGATTCATATGCCTTCGGCAACGATCCTGCCGTTCCTGATGTCGGTCGGTATTTTCATTGCGGGTCTCGGCTTCATGTTCAGCCGCGATGAGTTCAGCAGCAGTGTAATGAGCTTTCTGTTCAATAACTATATCGTTACGGCACTTGGCCTGCTTATTACCTTCGGGTCCATGCTCATGCGGTCGCTGTTTGACGATCCGGGCTGGCATATTGAACCCGAAGAGCTGGAAGGAAGGTGA
- a CDS encoding DUF4870 domain-containing protein, with amino-acid sequence MSPFRSSTGLPDNIAAALCYFFPFIGAIVFLALEKRSRFVLFHSLQSLIAFGALMVAHVLSGFIPFLGPVVAALLSLLGFAIWLLMIYHALGGRWFKLPWAGQIAESQLRQL; translated from the coding sequence TTGTCCCCTTTCAGATCTTCCACCGGACTGCCCGACAATATTGCCGCCGCTCTGTGTTATTTCTTCCCGTTCATAGGCGCCATTGTGTTTCTCGCGCTGGAGAAGCGCAGCCGGTTCGTCCTGTTCCACTCGCTTCAATCCCTGATTGCCTTCGGGGCACTGATGGTAGCTCATGTACTGAGCGGCTTCATCCCTTTTCTCGGGCCAGTGGTGGCAGCCCTTCTCTCCCTGCTGGGCTTCGCCATTTGGTTGCTGATGATCTACCATGCACTGGGCGGACGATGGTTTAAGCTGCCCTGGGCAGGACAAATCGCCGAGAGCCAGCTGCGGCAGCTGTAG
- a CDS encoding diacylglycerol/lipid kinase family protein gives MYLLIINARSGGGAGLRTWHTVEALLKARATPHEALFTQSAESAENQVLHALARRDDWRAAIVIGGDGTIHSVLGALRRRGVPLGVIPAGSGNDTARGFSIPLTPEAALDIALQDRCLEADLLSGADGLTLTAVASGFDAQVAVNVNNSRYKRLCNAIGAGRLAYIIGILHTLITFKSCRVSVTCDGKEQTFDRAWLVSVCNLPSYGGGLLICPQAEPGDGLLDVCVVHGISRGQLLRLFPTVVKGKHVALPYVTMLRGRSVAVHFAQPRHAIGDGEALGTAPLAVRCEPGALRVLSPLAAAGAQGAAGSCHASG, from the coding sequence ATGTATCTATTGATCATAAATGCCCGCTCGGGCGGCGGAGCGGGGCTTCGGACATGGCATACCGTTGAGGCATTGCTCAAGGCGCGTGCCACTCCACATGAAGCCCTGTTCACCCAAAGTGCAGAGAGTGCGGAGAATCAGGTGCTGCACGCCCTTGCCCGCCGCGACGACTGGCGCGCCGCCATCGTTATCGGCGGCGACGGCACGATCCACAGCGTGCTTGGCGCACTGCGGCGCAGAGGGGTGCCTCTGGGCGTAATCCCCGCCGGCTCCGGCAACGACACGGCGCGCGGCTTCAGCATCCCGCTGACCCCGGAAGCCGCGCTGGATATCGCGCTGCAGGACCGCTGCCTCGAAGCGGATCTGCTCTCGGGCGCGGACGGGCTTACCCTGACCGCCGTAGCCAGCGGCTTCGACGCCCAGGTGGCCGTCAATGTGAATAACAGCCGCTACAAACGGCTGTGCAATGCCATCGGCGCCGGCCGGCTGGCTTATATCATCGGCATTCTGCATACGCTGATCACCTTCAAGTCCTGCCGCGTCAGCGTGACCTGCGACGGCAAGGAGCAGACCTTCGACCGGGCGTGGCTGGTCTCGGTCTGCAACCTGCCCAGCTACGGCGGCGGGCTGCTGATCTGCCCGCAGGCGGAGCCAGGCGACGGCCTGCTCGACGTCTGCGTCGTGCACGGGATCAGCCGCGGGCAATTGCTGCGGCTGTTTCCGACGGTGGTGAAGGGCAAGCACGTGGCGCTGCCCTATGTCACCATGCTGCGCGGACGCAGCGTAGCCGTCCACTTCGCGCAGCCGCGCCATGCCATCGGCGACGGCGAGGCCCTCGGCACCGCGCCGCTGGCCGTGCGCTGCGAGCCCGGGGCGCTGCGCGTGCTCTCGCCGCTGGCGGCAGCCGGCGCGCAGGGTGCGGCCGGGTCGTGCCACGCGAGCGGCTAG
- the coxB gene encoding cytochrome c oxidase subunit II produces MMKTWQAGKRLLPMTAALGLILAGCGREDLSVLRPQGPAAESSFALMKLSISIMIVVLLVVFSIAAYVWIRFRRKPDQNEIPKQVEGSFKLEVLWTVIPLILVVVLAVPTVKAVFAAGNDHSGDKDAIKVKVTGHQYWWEFEYTDYGVTTAQDLVIPAGKDIAFELSTKDVLHSFWVPSLSGKMDTNPDGTVNRFSFSAPNEGVYRGKCAELCGPSHGFMEFKVKSVSGAAFEEWIASMKAPDSVLPDDPALAETFKSQCLTCHATGSMQDLSQAPNLTGIGSRESVAGILLNDDTRVDGAPVEENLKTWLHDPQSVKPGNKMPDPKDLGLSDEEIDGIAEFLAGYTLD; encoded by the coding sequence ATGATGAAAACGTGGCAGGCTGGAAAGCGGCTTCTTCCCATGACCGCAGCGCTTGGACTCATTCTTGCCGGATGCGGGCGGGAAGACTTGTCGGTACTCAGACCGCAGGGACCCGCAGCGGAAAGCTCGTTTGCACTGATGAAGCTGTCGATCTCAATCATGATCGTGGTGCTCTTGGTCGTCTTCTCTATTGCGGCTTATGTATGGATCCGTTTCCGCCGGAAACCGGATCAGAACGAGATTCCTAAGCAGGTGGAAGGCAGCTTCAAACTGGAAGTGCTGTGGACGGTTATCCCGCTTATTCTCGTAGTTGTGCTGGCGGTTCCTACAGTGAAGGCAGTGTTCGCTGCCGGCAATGATCACTCGGGGGATAAGGATGCCATTAAGGTCAAAGTGACCGGCCATCAATACTGGTGGGAGTTTGAATATACGGATTACGGGGTAACTACCGCGCAGGATCTGGTGATTCCCGCCGGTAAGGATATCGCTTTTGAGCTGAGTACCAAGGATGTCCTGCACTCCTTCTGGGTGCCTTCCCTCTCCGGCAAAATGGATACCAACCCCGACGGAACGGTCAACCGCTTCAGCTTCAGTGCGCCGAATGAAGGCGTTTACCGCGGCAAATGCGCGGAGCTGTGCGGCCCTTCCCACGGCTTCATGGAGTTCAAGGTGAAATCAGTCAGCGGTGCAGCGTTCGAGGAGTGGATTGCTTCTATGAAGGCGCCTGATTCCGTCCTGCCGGATGATCCGGCGCTCGCGGAGACCTTCAAATCCCAGTGCCTGACCTGCCATGCGACTGGAAGTATGCAGGATCTTTCCCAGGCTCCCAATCTGACCGGGATCGGCTCCCGCGAATCGGTGGCCGGCATTCTGCTTAACGACGACACGCGCGTGGACGGAGCACCGGTAGAAGAGAATCTGAAGACATGGCTGCATGATCCCCAGAGTGTGAAGCCGGGCAACAAGATGCCGGATCCCAAGGATCTGGGCCTAAGCGATGAAGAGATTGACGGCATTGCCGAGTTTCTGGCCGGTTACACGCTGGACTGA